One Mycobacteroides salmoniphilum DNA segment encodes these proteins:
- a CDS encoding hydroxysqualene dehydroxylase has translation MSDSSRHCVVIGAGVAGLASAVWMAEAGFRVTLLERRATLGGRTHSIEIPQVDDVADNGVHVMSGSMEELLRYLETIGARDLLAAQSGTYARRLLPGGEVDDTSLFRTFAWLPAASIADRLRVWRAYLRMVRDCVRPPRDLDAITAREWLDRIGMPKIARDTWIDFLIIGAHNEKPDLISASAFRNLLVTMARRGRGAARNGTLLYSTVDFSSLFVTGAEKVLANHGCEVRGRAGVKSIVLHDNAVSGVSLTDGEFISADAVICAVPPWAVEGLLDAVPGHERLYSAAAKLVPAPLVSVYLYLNKSLGLTTILDALVGGEGVVEQVFDRQKMVGYDGSERGLYSYEITVSAAYALNALQSSSEIVDTCMRFLRNYYPAARNAELVHAKVVRMPRATYSERPGTAGMRPPQRTAVRGLALAGDWTATDFPSTIGGAAQSAELATRVILDQMRVG, from the coding sequence GTGAGTGATTCCTCGCGGCACTGCGTGGTGATCGGGGCCGGGGTGGCCGGGCTCGCGTCGGCGGTGTGGATGGCTGAGGCCGGGTTCCGGGTGACCCTGCTGGAGCGTCGGGCCACGCTGGGCGGGCGCACCCATTCGATCGAGATCCCTCAGGTCGACGACGTCGCGGACAACGGTGTGCACGTGATGTCCGGCTCGATGGAGGAGCTGTTGCGCTATCTCGAAACCATCGGGGCGCGAGATCTTTTGGCGGCCCAGTCGGGAACGTATGCGCGACGGCTGCTGCCCGGGGGAGAGGTAGACGACACCTCGCTGTTCCGGACATTCGCGTGGCTGCCCGCCGCGAGCATCGCAGACCGGCTCCGGGTGTGGCGGGCCTACCTGCGGATGGTCAGGGATTGTGTGCGTCCACCACGCGACCTGGATGCCATCACCGCGCGAGAGTGGCTCGATCGCATCGGTATGCCCAAGATCGCCCGCGATACCTGGATTGATTTCTTGATCATCGGCGCGCACAACGAGAAGCCGGATCTGATCTCCGCCAGTGCTTTCCGCAATCTATTGGTCACCATGGCCCGGCGGGGACGCGGTGCCGCTCGCAACGGGACGCTGCTGTACTCCACGGTCGACTTCAGCTCGCTGTTCGTCACGGGCGCCGAGAAGGTGCTCGCCAATCACGGTTGCGAGGTTCGTGGCCGCGCCGGGGTCAAATCAATAGTGCTGCACGACAATGCCGTTTCCGGCGTATCGCTGACCGATGGTGAGTTCATCTCCGCCGACGCGGTGATCTGTGCGGTCCCGCCGTGGGCGGTGGAGGGTTTGCTCGATGCCGTCCCCGGCCATGAGCGGTTGTACAGTGCGGCAGCCAAGCTCGTCCCCGCCCCGCTGGTGAGCGTGTACCTGTATCTGAACAAATCGCTGGGGCTGACGACAATCCTCGACGCGCTCGTGGGTGGCGAGGGCGTGGTTGAGCAGGTCTTCGACCGGCAGAAGATGGTGGGATACGACGGCAGTGAGCGCGGTCTGTACTCCTACGAGATCACAGTCAGCGCCGCATATGCTCTGAACGCGTTGCAGTCGAGTAGTGAGATCGTCGACACGTGTATGCGGTTCCTGCGCAACTACTATCCGGCCGCTCGGAATGCCGAACTGGTGCACGCCAAGGTGGTGCGGATGCCGCGTGCCACCTACAGCGAGCGTCCGGGGACGGCGGGCATGCGTCCGCCGCAGCGGACGGCGGTACGTGGGCTGGCGCTCGCGGGTGACTGGACCGCGACAGACTTCCCGTCGACGATCGGCGGTGCGGCGCAGAGCGCCGAGCTGGCCACCCGCGTGATCCTCGATCAGATGCGGGTGGGATGA
- a CDS encoding nitroreductase/quinone reductase family protein has translation MGDKQKTPDWAAEGGAWVLENGHRALLKLTGGRWPHKLGFMPTLELHTIGRKSGERRSSLLSSPIFTPERIVVIASLGGASHNPAWYLNLVANPNVEITVRGQTKPYTARTASDEEKAELWPEITRGFGNPYAGYQRSTTRDIPVVICEPV, from the coding sequence ATGGGTGACAAGCAGAAGACGCCTGACTGGGCTGCCGAGGGAGGCGCATGGGTGCTCGAGAACGGGCATCGCGCCTTGTTGAAGCTGACCGGCGGCCGCTGGCCGCACAAGCTCGGGTTCATGCCAACGCTCGAGCTGCACACCATCGGGCGCAAATCCGGTGAACGTCGGTCCTCCTTGTTGAGCTCGCCCATCTTCACGCCGGAGCGGATTGTCGTGATCGCTTCGCTTGGAGGGGCCTCACATAACCCGGCCTGGTATCTGAATCTGGTGGCCAATCCGAATGTCGAGATCACGGTGCGCGGTCAGACCAAGCCGTACACGGCGCGCACCGCCTCGGACGAGGAGAAGGCCGAGCTCTGGCCGGAGATCACCCGGGGATTCGGCAATCCCTACGCGGGATATCAGCGCAGCACCACCCGGGACATCCCGGTCGTCATCTGTGAACCGGTTTAA
- a CDS encoding nitroreductase/quinone reductase family protein, translated as MSTQPDWAIRIGAWFLENGHRAVLALTGGRYPKKVLGMQPVELYTIGSKTGQRRGTLLTAPIYEPGKVVLVASYGGGTENPAWYKNLVKNPAVEIAVDDVARPFTAHTASAEEKAALWPAIVKANPGYAGYQKNTDREIPVIVCVPA; from the coding sequence GTGAGCACACAACCTGATTGGGCCATCCGGATCGGTGCCTGGTTCTTGGAGAACGGACACCGAGCGGTGCTTGCGCTCACCGGCGGCCGGTATCCCAAGAAGGTGCTGGGCATGCAGCCGGTGGAGCTCTACACCATCGGTAGCAAGACGGGGCAGCGCCGCGGCACCCTGTTGACCGCGCCGATCTACGAGCCCGGCAAGGTGGTGCTGGTGGCCTCCTACGGAGGGGGCACCGAGAACCCCGCCTGGTACAAGAACCTCGTCAAGAACCCGGCCGTCGAGATCGCCGTGGACGACGTAGCGCGTCCCTTCACGGCGCACACCGCCTCTGCCGAGGAGAAGGCCGCGCTGTGGCCGGCGATCGTCAAGGCCAATCCCGGGTATGCGGGATACCAGAAGAACACCGACCGGGAGATCCCGGTCATCGTCTGCGTACCTGCGTAA
- a CDS encoding TetR/AcrR family transcriptional regulator — MKIAASENPRDGIPEPIVAAVAMTLVRSGMQRFNLSAAAEQAGVSRSTLYNWFGGKQAAIDAAFGYLADAFIDFFAAAVGAETTLVDQVSAAAAGICEHRRWTDHLALHTTDLLDLILDERGEDLMQRSVAFWAPRIREAQERKEIPGRIVPEEAAEWIIRTLMSIEVLPPIVIDLSDPAAVRRYFADYITHGLGAARE, encoded by the coding sequence ATGAAGATCGCGGCATCCGAAAATCCCCGTGACGGCATTCCCGAGCCCATCGTGGCCGCAGTCGCCATGACGCTGGTGCGCTCGGGCATGCAGCGGTTCAACCTGTCCGCCGCGGCCGAGCAGGCCGGGGTATCCCGGAGCACCCTGTACAACTGGTTCGGCGGCAAGCAGGCCGCCATCGATGCCGCATTCGGTTATCTCGCAGACGCATTCATCGACTTCTTCGCCGCAGCGGTGGGCGCGGAGACCACGCTGGTCGACCAGGTCTCGGCTGCGGCCGCGGGTATCTGCGAGCACCGCCGATGGACGGATCACCTGGCCTTGCACACCACCGATCTGCTGGATCTGATCCTGGACGAGCGTGGTGAGGACCTGATGCAGCGCTCCGTCGCGTTCTGGGCTCCACGCATACGGGAAGCGCAGGAGCGCAAGGAGATTCCCGGCCGCATCGTACCGGAGGAGGCTGCCGAATGGATCATCCGAACCCTGATGAGCATCGAAGTGCTCCCGCCGATCGTGATCGACCTGTCGGATCCGGCGGCGGTGCGCCGCTACTTCGCTGACTACATCACTCACGGATTGGGTGCCGCCCGTGAGTGA